In Gossypium hirsutum isolate 1008001.06 chromosome D01, Gossypium_hirsutum_v2.1, whole genome shotgun sequence, the genomic window AAGTTCACAATGCTATTGCTTCGAGCCATGAGACGAAACACAGAACTAATCAATACCAGGCTGTTTAAACTGATGGTTGATATAGTTTTAACATTTGAACCTAACACACTCCAAGGCAAAGTTCTAAAGGCTCTCCTCAAGCAACTAAAGATACACAAGATATAAGAAGTGTTGTCATTGCGCGTGCGTCCAACCATAGAACAAACTTCTATATTGCAAGGTATACTAGACAAAAGTAGCACTGCTTTCAGGCAATACCCTTTTTCTGTGATTTCTCAAACAAAATGTGTAAACAAAACATATTGAACTAACTAAATTGTAAACTCTGTTGTCAAAAGTAGGCCCGAAATGAATCCCTCAGCTAACCCAAAATTGCGAAAGCTAAGAAGCACAAGCATCCCTCCAGTCAAAGCCTAAGCTCACAATCCAAAGAAGCCAAGCTCACTGGCCTTCTCCTTCTCAAAAGTCTCGAAATACTGATAGATGATTGTGACTGCCAGAAGAATACCCGTCCCTGACCCAATTGCTCCCATAAGATCTGCCAATACTGTGAGTGCACCAATGCACATGCCTCCGAATGCAGCAGCTGTGGGAATGTAACGGTTTAGCTCTTTCTGTAAGCTTCCCTCACGATGGCCAGGCATAACCATTTGTTGTTCCTGCAAAATAGCAGAAGAAAAATGATTCATGAAATTTCTAATGATGCGTAATGCTACCACAGCTGATGATCTACATGCACAGCTTTACTCATAACTTTGGTATCACAGCTTAAACCTTCTAAGTTTAAGGAAAAACTAAAAGAACCATGGGGGGAAGCATGCACATCCAAATATTGAACCAGAGCCCCCCTAGTATATAGATATCAATCATATAAAATTGACAATTACAACACCACTGAGGTGTAAAATACCTCAAAACAAATACTTGACTATGTAATTTAAAGAATATTCAGGAATGATctgataatttttaaataatctaACATAAAACAAAAGTTGCTCAGAAGCATAGATGGTGTTGATAGTGACCAAGGATATGGGTGATGTATAAAATTTTTCAGGTATGATGTGGACATTTCAGTCCTTCCCAATTTTTGGATTCCTTAGTTGGCAAGCTGGATATAGGTAGAAACAGGAATAGGGGGTTGGCTCTAGGCGGGACATGGGTTTTGCTAATAGATGGAAGAGTTGAGGTGGGTTCAACTTATGCATTCTAGTATCTTTTGGTTTACATAAAAAATATCTTATGTTATATCCATCTACTAAGTTACTAGCTTTATCAGTTATGATTTACCATAAAAATACAGTATCTCATGAAAAGAGAAACACAACAAAGTGCAGATTTCACATTAGGTATAACTATAATTGTAGTGTTTTGACTAAATAAAACAAGGTAGGAAAAATATGCTTTCTGCAAAAAGGGTTACTCCGAGTTTTTAGCTCATAAGTAAAACCAAAACATGTAATTGCACAGTGAAAACACAAGTCTACAGAAACAAAGTAAATCTAAAGACAGATTTTCAGAGAAGATCACATACCCTGAGCTGCTTGGCAACATCTCTAGCAGATGATCCTGAGACTTCAATCCAAGTTTTTGAGAACAATGCACATGCTGACAACATAAACACAAGATAGAACAACGCATGGAAAGGATTGGCAGCCATCTCAGCTAAGCTGCAAGACATTATAGCCAGGAGTGTCAGCATAAGTTGATAAGGAAGATTCCCAAATTACATTGTTATTGACTTAACCAACTAAAGTGTTAGCATCAGAGATCAAGCTGGAGAAAATAGTTGCTCGAAAATAGGAAAGGTTCAAATCACCTTGATGGTGCAGTGATATAATATGCAAGGCCACCAACAGGAATGGTTTGACCATTTGAATATTCAGACTCCTTCCACTTGCCCAAGAGATTCACAAAAAAGTTTCCACTGTACCTTCTGTACAGTAACTGCAGAGGGACACATGATTAGATGCATTATATTAAAAGGCAACAGATATAGATACTCATGTAAACAGGTAAACTCCAGTACCTGAGAGATGAAGTAAAGGTTTGAAACAAGAGCAGAATGTAGAATGATGGGCATGTTAGAGGTGTAGAACAGCTTGATAGGATATGAACCCTGCTGTCCACGGGCATTCTTTGACCTCACAGGCAAAACCACACGGAACCCTTGGAAGTAGATAACAATTAGAAAAATCAAGACTGTAGCAAGCAAATTTGTCACGTTTGGTAGATTCTGTCGATAAAAGGCTTCTCG contains:
- the LOC107924102 gene encoding protein transport protein Sec61 subunit alpha; translated protein: MGGGFRVLHLVRPFLSFLPEVQSADKKVPFREKVIYTVISLFIFLVCSQLPLYGIHSTTGADPFYWMRVILASNRGTVMELGITPIVTSGLVIQLLAGSKIIEVDNNVREDRALLNGAQKLLGILIAIGEAVAYVLSGMYGSVGQLGVGNAILIILQLCFAGIIVICLDELLQKGYGLGSGISLFIATNICENIIWKAFSPTTINSGRGAEFEGAVIAFVHNLLTRENKIRALREAFYRQNLPNVTNLLATVLIFLIVIYFQGFRVVLPVRSKNARGQQGSYPIKLFYTSNMPIILHSALVSNLYFISQLLYRRYSGNFFVNLLGKWKESEYSNGQTIPVGGLAYYITAPSSLAEMAANPFHALFYLVFMLSACALFSKTWIEVSGSSARDVAKQLREQQMVMPGHREGSLQKELNRYIPTAAAFGGMCIGALTVLADLMGAIGSGTGILLAVTIIYQYFETFEKEKASELGFFGL